The genome window CCCGCATACCTTTGTCTCGACCTGCGTTTGTTTTTTCACCCTGGTCAACCTCATGAAAGTCCCGACATACGTCACCCAGCATTTGATCACCGGGCAAACCCTGCTCTATGGATTATGGATCCTGCCAGCCATGATTACCGGCTCCCTGATCGGGGTCTGGATCAATGCACGGGTGCCTGAAAAGACTTTTATGAATACCGTTTATTTTCTCCTGCTCGTGATCGGTATTTATTTTTTGGTAAAATAGCATTTTTTTCGATTGTCAAACCCCGTCCCGACTTGTAAGACTCCGCCGTGCAAATCGACCGATATACAGGCGGACTCGCCCAGACAAATTGTTATCTCATCCCGACTTCTGTCGGGGCCGTTCTCATTGATGCCCCGGAAGGATCTGCTGACTGGCTCAATGATCGCCTCAAGGAAAGCGGGAGCAAATTGCATACACTCATCCTGACCCATGGCCATTTCGACCACACTTGGGACGCTGCACAAATCGCGCGCGAGCACAAATGCGCAGTGCTCCACCACCCCGACGACCTGAAGATGATTACTAATCCCCAGGTCCAAGAAAGATATGGATTCCCACCTGTTGAAGCTGTCGCAGCCACACGTTTGATTGACGAGCAGGACACCTTGAGCTTCGGAGACCTCACCTTCCGGATTTTCCATATTCCTGGCCATTGTCCCGGGAGCATTGTCCTC of Verrucomicrobiota bacterium contains these proteins:
- a CDS encoding MBL fold metallo-hydrolase; amino-acid sequence: MQIDRYTGGLAQTNCYLIPTSVGAVLIDAPEGSADWLNDRLKESGSKLHTLILTHGHFDHTWDAAQIAREHKCAVLHHPDDLKMITNPQVQERYGFPPVEAVAATRLIDEQDTLSFGDLTFRIFHIPGHCPGSIVL